From a single Halobacteriovorax sp. DA5 genomic region:
- a CDS encoding Smr/MutS family protein: MNNPTILSQTLSNIDWSKIASEIITHARFQVNKNIIEHNPKIFESEQLSEHFFDLNEIIKKIDESGSLGDYFFSNLRDSEENHNALNYISKGGVATLDQLNFLANTIENLFSAKRVLNFSHYRIYLDELVNKTQRLKQKFINPFRKFVDADGSVHLERHPIIAPLIQEQLGLEKRIRETINFILKDEDISKRLQMDTFDIINERFVIPIRSDSYRSDLGSIVARSSTGNTLFVEPVATRKMSNDLIEINSKIDYAISQICKNFCDLVNNDLSTMHDVYSFFIELDYTYTLASYSHAKSFCYPEVSIDGSTNLVDFYHPLIDNCVRNTIEVDSEKRGIIISGPNTGGKTVSIKSIVIAHLFLKLGLFIPAQKAKLQYKSDVFYFDSDYQDLEMGLSSFAGEVQVILSMLENIQNDSLIAADEIFNSTSSDEASSLAYSIINYVTKELGCDVLISTHHQLLKTKIQESEEFISAHVGYDFDNNTPTYKLIIGTPGSSMALEIFKRLSKKHNIPEFILDDAKKMLDTKYVTYERLLQDLSKKQEKISKTLKENIQLNHELKNQKKSQEGILFLEKQRAYDQYEKEIKKIIKGLNDVKTKSLSNEISTLNKQYERLKPNRNERSKEERQIATEIKVGSRYFCDRLNSTCIVSEIKGKNCVVEVNGKKISVPKASLFDQQGINNKKPQKAKKVEINVFKTINYTTEVNCRGMRLSEFQQKVFSCIDDLRMGHIPYLIIVHGHGDGTLKKWLRNELRRQRDLNWSPDEGNDGATRIDLTQST, from the coding sequence ATGAATAATCCAACAATTTTGTCACAAACACTGAGTAATATTGACTGGAGCAAGATAGCTTCTGAAATAATCACCCACGCAAGATTTCAAGTTAATAAAAATATTATAGAACATAATCCAAAGATATTCGAATCTGAACAATTAAGTGAGCATTTTTTTGACTTAAATGAGATTATTAAGAAAATTGATGAGTCAGGTAGTTTAGGAGACTATTTTTTTAGTAATTTGAGAGATAGTGAAGAAAATCACAATGCCCTAAATTACATCTCTAAAGGTGGCGTTGCGACATTAGATCAGCTTAACTTTCTGGCAAATACAATTGAAAACCTTTTTTCAGCCAAAAGAGTTCTTAATTTTAGCCACTATCGAATTTATCTAGATGAGTTAGTGAATAAAACTCAAAGGCTAAAGCAGAAATTTATCAATCCATTTAGAAAGTTTGTCGATGCAGACGGCAGTGTTCATCTTGAAAGACACCCTATTATCGCACCACTTATCCAAGAACAATTAGGATTAGAAAAAAGAATTCGAGAAACAATCAATTTTATTCTTAAGGATGAAGACATTTCCAAGCGTCTTCAAATGGATACTTTTGATATTATTAATGAAAGATTTGTCATTCCAATCAGAAGTGACTCTTATAGAAGTGATCTAGGCAGTATCGTTGCAAGGTCTTCAACAGGTAACACACTTTTTGTTGAACCAGTTGCAACGAGAAAGATGTCTAATGATCTTATCGAAATAAACTCTAAAATTGACTATGCCATATCACAAATATGTAAGAATTTTTGTGACCTAGTGAATAACGATCTTTCAACAATGCATGATGTGTATTCATTTTTTATAGAATTAGATTATACATATACATTAGCTAGTTATTCACACGCGAAAAGTTTTTGTTATCCAGAAGTTAGTATTGATGGTTCAACAAACTTGGTAGATTTTTATCATCCATTAATTGATAATTGTGTCAGAAACACAATCGAAGTTGATAGTGAAAAAAGAGGTATTATTATCTCTGGTCCCAATACAGGTGGTAAGACAGTATCCATCAAAAGTATTGTTATTGCCCATTTATTCCTAAAACTTGGGTTATTCATTCCTGCGCAAAAAGCAAAACTACAATATAAAAGTGATGTATTCTACTTTGACAGCGATTACCAAGATTTAGAAATGGGACTAAGCTCATTTGCGGGAGAAGTTCAGGTAATCTTATCAATGCTAGAAAATATTCAAAATGATTCACTTATTGCTGCAGATGAGATTTTTAATTCGACATCTTCAGATGAGGCATCATCACTTGCTTATTCAATTATTAATTATGTTACAAAAGAGCTTGGTTGTGATGTTCTTATTTCGACACACCACCAATTACTTAAAACCAAAATCCAAGAAAGTGAAGAATTTATCTCGGCCCATGTAGGTTATGATTTTGATAATAATACTCCTACATACAAACTAATCATTGGAACACCTGGTTCATCAATGGCACTAGAGATATTTAAGCGACTTAGTAAGAAACACAATATTCCTGAATTTATTTTAGATGATGCTAAAAAAATGCTTGATACTAAATACGTTACTTATGAAAGGCTTCTTCAAGATCTATCTAAGAAACAAGAAAAAATCAGCAAAACACTTAAAGAAAACATTCAGCTTAATCATGAACTTAAGAATCAAAAAAAATCTCAAGAAGGTATTCTCTTCTTAGAGAAACAGAGAGCTTATGATCAATATGAAAAAGAAATTAAAAAGATCATAAAAGGTCTTAATGATGTTAAGACTAAAAGCTTAAGTAATGAAATTTCTACCTTAAACAAGCAATATGAAAGACTTAAACCAAATAGAAATGAAAGGTCAAAAGAAGAAAGACAAATTGCAACTGAGATAAAAGTTGGTTCTCGCTATTTTTGCGACCGTCTGAATTCGACATGTATTGTTTCTGAAATAAAAGGTAAGAATTGTGTTGTTGAGGTTAATGGAAAGAAAATTTCTGTTCCAAAGGCTTCCCTTTTTGATCAACAAGGTATCAACAATAAGAAGCCACAAAAAGCAAAAAAAGTTGAAATTAATGTCTTTAAGACCATTAACTACACTACAGAGGTTAATTGTCGTGGGATGCGTTTAAGCGAATTCCAGCAGAAAGTTTTTTCATGCATTGATGATCTAAGAATGGGACATATTCCCTATTTAATCATTGTACATGGCCATGGCGATGGTACATTAAAGAAATGGCTGAGAAATGAGCTTAGAAGACAGAGAGATCTAAATTGGTCACCAGATGAAGGAAATGATGGTGCAACAAGAATCGATCTTACTCAATCGACTTAA